In bacterium, the sequence AAAAGCAATAAAAACATTCTGGATAAATCGACAGGGCCACCCAAGAACAAAGTATCTTTCAATCGTTTCAAGATCGGAAGGTCGGGAAGTGCATCGGAAACATTCGCTTTTGTCGGGCGATTGATGATCAGACCGAGCGCTCCTTCTTTGTTATATCGAATTAATAGGACAACAGTTTGCATAAACCGGGGATCAGTCAGCTGTCGCGTTGCAACCAGGAACTTGCCATCCGATAAGCTGAGACCGGCCGAATAAACTTCACCGGCAAACGTTATTCCCGTGAAGAATATAGCAATGAGAAGCTTACTTTGACTTCTAAAACTCACCGATTCGTTCCAGCTCAGAACGGTCCCACGCCGCTGCGTCGGCGGCTGCCTCATACGTGCTCTGAAGGAATTCAAGCAACGTTTTCTCA encodes:
- a CDS encoding YqgE/AlgH family protein, which encodes MSFRSQSKLLIAIFFTGITFAGEVYSAGLSLSDGKFLVATRQLTDPRFMQTVVLLIRYNKEGALGLIINRPTKANVSDALPDLPILKRLKDTLFLGGPVDLSRMFLLL